One stretch of Planococcus sp. PAMC 21323 DNA includes these proteins:
- a CDS encoding alpha/beta hydrolase, whose protein sequence is MKHLFQQGTNPAKPTFLMLHGTGGNETDLLAIAAHIDPEASVLSVRGNVLENGMPRFFKRLSEGVFDMEDLKFRTEELHEFIGQAAIEHNFDRNHVIAIGYSNGANIAANLLFTYSDSLKGAILHHPMVPNRDTDLPDLTNVPVFIAAGTNDPICSAEESTDLEKLLTDAGAKVQLHWEDFGHQLTMPEVEAAKDWYDKL, encoded by the coding sequence ATGAAACATCTTTTTCAACAAGGGACAAATCCAGCGAAACCTACTTTTTTGATGCTGCATGGAACAGGTGGCAACGAGACAGATTTGCTAGCTATCGCAGCGCATATAGATCCTGAGGCTTCGGTATTGAGTGTTCGCGGCAATGTCTTAGAAAACGGTATGCCGCGCTTTTTTAAACGTTTATCTGAAGGTGTTTTTGACATGGAAGATTTAAAGTTTCGTACAGAAGAGCTACACGAGTTTATTGGACAAGCAGCAATAGAGCATAACTTTGATCGTAATCATGTTATCGCAATCGGGTATTCAAATGGAGCAAACATTGCGGCGAACTTGTTATTCACGTATTCAGATTCCTTAAAAGGAGCGATTCTCCATCATCCGATGGTTCCAAACCGAGACACTGATTTACCTGATTTAACAAACGTTCCTGTATTTATTGCTGCTGGTACGAACGATCCAATCTGTTCTGCCGAAGAGTCAACAGATCTTGAAAAACTACTCACAGATGCAGGTGCAAAGGTGCAATTGCACTGGGAAGACTTTGGTCATCAATTAACAATGCCAGAAGTAGAAGCAGCAAAAGATTGGTACGATAAATTATAA
- a CDS encoding DUF2382 domain-containing protein, translating to MTNNKFMGTFDSETEVLNKIEELKAQGSSENDMYVMARDEDQISMVRGRTDVDYKSSEGNWMDKFMGFLSGDDSTREAFSGMGVDKDEADRYYNEVQNGKILLFVDREYGANYEGKAPYDNTSTSAEAGTMGAAGLTGTGLGRNHMDTDAVGRDGLTVDTNDENEVYYNKKNDTFGRDTTETAGVGNESGTGFGLESNRTEEHSTDTSRFENNDKNLPTEEEKMQLHEERLSVDKERVQTGEVNVGKHVVEENQTIEVPVEREEVYIERRPVNEETVGNSFDKESTLTGDAYQEGQDIHIPVSEEHVEVTKKDVISEEIVVGKRKVQDTETFNETVRHEEADIDDDSNGMNNKLGREDRTDRDRF from the coding sequence ATGACTAACAATAAATTTATGGGTACATTCGACAGTGAAACAGAAGTACTAAACAAAATTGAGGAACTAAAAGCACAAGGTTCTAGTGAAAACGATATGTATGTAATGGCACGTGATGAAGATCAAATCTCGATGGTCCGAGGACGAACAGATGTAGATTATAAATCATCTGAAGGAAACTGGATGGACAAGTTTATGGGCTTCTTATCAGGGGATGACTCAACACGTGAAGCATTCTCAGGTATGGGAGTAGACAAAGATGAAGCGGACCGCTATTACAATGAAGTGCAAAACGGCAAAATTTTATTGTTTGTAGACCGTGAGTACGGCGCAAATTACGAAGGTAAGGCGCCTTACGATAATACATCAACAAGTGCAGAAGCAGGAACAATGGGCGCGGCTGGTTTAACAGGTACAGGATTAGGCAGAAATCATATGGACACTGATGCAGTAGGTAGAGACGGCTTAACAGTAGATACTAATGATGAAAATGAAGTCTATTACAACAAGAAAAATGATACGTTCGGCAGAGATACTACTGAAACAGCAGGTGTTGGAAACGAATCAGGAACAGGATTTGGTCTTGAGTCTAATCGAACAGAAGAACATTCTACAGATACAAGTCGTTTTGAAAATAATGACAAAAATCTTCCGACAGAAGAAGAAAAAATGCAATTACATGAAGAACGCCTGAGCGTTGATAAAGAGCGTGTGCAAACGGGAGAAGTAAATGTTGGGAAACATGTCGTTGAAGAAAATCAGACAATTGAAGTACCTGTTGAACGTGAAGAAGTTTATATTGAAAGACGCCCAGTAAACGAAGAAACAGTTGGCAACTCTTTTGATAAAGAATCTACATTAACAGGAGATGCATACCAAGAAGGACAAGATATTCATATTCCCGTATCAGAAGAACATGTAGAAGTTACAAAAAAAGATGTAATATCTGAAGAAATTGTCGTTGGAAAACGTAAAGTGCAGGATACCGAAACGTTCAACGAGACGGTTCGCCATGAAGAAGCAGATATCGATGATGATTCTAATGGAATGAATAACAAATTAGGT
- the hslO gene encoding Hsp33 family molecular chaperone HslO, with amino-acid sequence MNDYLVRALAYDGQVRAYAARTTETVGEAQRRHYTWPTASAALGRSMTASVMLGAMMKGEEKLTIRINGGGPIGTILVDANAKGEVRGYVSNPLTHFDLNDQGKLDVRRAVGTEGTLSISKDIGLLQPFVGQVPLVSGELGDDFTHYITTSEQIPSSVGVGVIVNPDNTIQASGGFIIQLLPGTEESIIEDIEARLKVIPTISNMVREGLTPEDILNKVLGAGNVKVLDEMPVKFQCQCSRERISNAIQGLGTVEIEDMIVTDGKAEAQCHFCNENYLFSKENLQDMLKTEV; translated from the coding sequence ATGAACGATTATTTAGTAAGAGCTTTAGCTTATGATGGACAAGTGCGCGCGTATGCAGCACGTACGACAGAAACGGTTGGGGAAGCACAAAGACGCCATTACACGTGGCCAACTGCATCTGCAGCACTTGGCCGATCCATGACAGCGAGCGTCATGTTAGGCGCTATGATGAAAGGTGAAGAAAAATTAACGATTCGCATTAATGGTGGGGGTCCTATTGGCACCATTTTAGTAGATGCAAATGCAAAAGGCGAAGTCAGAGGTTATGTAAGCAATCCATTAACTCACTTTGATTTAAATGACCAAGGAAAACTAGATGTTCGAAGAGCGGTCGGCACAGAAGGAACGTTGTCGATTTCCAAAGACATTGGACTACTTCAACCATTTGTTGGACAAGTTCCATTAGTATCGGGTGAATTGGGTGATGACTTTACGCACTACATTACGACGTCTGAACAAATTCCGTCATCTGTAGGAGTTGGGGTTATTGTAAATCCGGATAATACCATTCAAGCTTCGGGTGGATTTATTATTCAATTATTGCCTGGCACGGAAGAAAGCATCATTGAAGATATTGAAGCCCGTCTAAAAGTGATTCCGACAATCTCTAATATGGTACGCGAAGGGTTAACGCCAGAAGACATTTTAAACAAAGTATTAGGCGCCGGAAACGTCAAAGTTTTGGACGAAATGCCTGTGAAATTTCAATGTCAATGTTCAAGAGAACGCATTTCTAACGCTATCCAAGGACTTGGAACAGTTGAAATAGAAGATATGATTGTGACAGACGGAAAAGCTGAAGCACAATGCCATTTTTGTAATGAAAATTATTTGTTTTCAAAAGAAAATTTACAAGATATGTTGAAAACAGAAGTATAG
- the glsA gene encoding glutaminase A — MQTNPRIQEQLEAWVEANRGHAILGTTAQYIPALGKEDPSQLGICMLDDNGNYYCAGDTDKEFTLQSISKALTFIALSCNYGLDFVLERVDVEPTGEAFNSIVPFEIHRPNKPFNPFINAGAITISALLPGQTSQKKYEFLLHFLEDLVGHPLELDKEVYDSEWASSHRNRALAYYLKEAKFLEIEVEEALDIYIRQCAIKVSTKDLALIGLIIAYDGYNPITKVKHFSDEIAQVAKVLMVTCGMYNSSGNFAAHVGIPAKSGVSGGIMAAVPPKLHSQTYEFRAGAGIGVYGPAIDVQGNSAAGTMMLRQISKEWDLSIF; from the coding sequence ATGCAAACTAACCCGCGTATTCAAGAACAGTTAGAAGCATGGGTAGAGGCAAATAGAGGCCATGCAATATTAGGGACAACCGCTCAATATATACCGGCACTTGGAAAAGAAGATCCAAGTCAGCTTGGAATCTGTATGCTTGACGACAATGGGAATTATTATTGCGCAGGAGACACAGACAAAGAATTTACGTTGCAAAGCATTTCAAAAGCATTAACGTTTATTGCGTTAAGTTGCAATTATGGTTTGGATTTCGTATTAGAGCGTGTTGATGTAGAGCCAACTGGTGAAGCATTTAATTCGATTGTTCCATTTGAAATTCATCGACCGAACAAACCGTTTAATCCCTTCATCAATGCAGGAGCTATTACCATTTCAGCATTATTACCGGGGCAGACCAGTCAAAAGAAATACGAATTTCTTCTACATTTTTTAGAAGACTTAGTGGGTCACCCGCTTGAACTAGATAAAGAAGTATATGATTCTGAATGGGCTTCTTCACATCGCAACCGAGCTTTAGCTTATTATTTGAAAGAAGCTAAGTTCCTAGAGATTGAAGTAGAAGAAGCACTTGATATTTATATTCGTCAATGTGCGATCAAAGTGAGTACGAAAGATTTGGCGTTAATTGGTTTGATTATTGCATACGACGGTTACAACCCAATTACCAAGGTCAAACATTTCTCAGACGAAATTGCCCAAGTTGCGAAAGTATTGATGGTAACATGTGGGATGTACAATTCATCAGGTAATTTTGCAGCGCATGTTGGAATTCCTGCGAAAAGTGGCGTATCAGGTGGAATCATGGCAGCTGTTCCACCGAAGCTTCACTCTCAAACTTATGAATTCCGAGCTGGAGCGGGCATTGGTGTGTATGGGCCCGCGATTGACGTACAAGGAAACAGTGCAGCAGGAACCATGATGTTGCGACAAATTTCAAAAGAATGGGATTTAAGTATCTTTTAA